The proteins below come from a single Chelmon rostratus isolate fCheRos1 chromosome 12, fCheRos1.pri, whole genome shotgun sequence genomic window:
- the LOC121614621 gene encoding sodium- and chloride-dependent GABA transporter 2-like → MEPASTQERNLTKDDNNPSHAPAQSAKRGQWANKREFILALGGQLVGLGNVWRFPYLCFKNGGGVFLVPYVLILFTCGIPIFFLEVSLGQLTGQGGITCWRKICPLFEGLGYSNQMIMVYSSMYYIVILAWSFRYLFSSFHTVLPWTSCNNTWNTENCTDYGQNYSLNGHINENAASSVSEFWQRRVLCLSGGIEELGSIRWDLAGCLLLSWIICYFCIWKGVKTSGKVVYFTATFPCVMLIVLLVRGLTLPGAVDGIQFYLSPDLTRLTDSQVWMEAGSQILFSNVVCIGCLPAMGSYNKYNNNCYRDTFALCTLNSLTSIVAGFAVFSVLGFMSYELGVDISAVAESGPGLAFIAYPRAVAMMPLPQLWAVFFFMMIIFLGLDSQFVSLEGLVTSISDMYPSFFLTGHRRKLLLLFLCVVCFFIGLIMVTEGGLYVFLLFDYYACSGIPIMFFAILETVCVGWIFGADHYYNKIKDMIGYYPSSYMKYCWKFFTPSICAVMLLLSLVKFTPLKYNNTYQYPWWGYAIGIVLALSSVLLTPLCFLHFLAVTRGTVRQRLKTLCTPAADLCNGSPKKTLHPETPLSSTELCALTEKP, encoded by the exons ATGGAGCCAGCAAGTACCCAGGAGAGGAATCTTACGAAGGATGACAACAATCCAAGTCATGCTCCAGCACAGAGTGCTAAGAGAGGCCAGTGGGCCAACAAGAGGGAGTTCATTTTGGCATTAGGGGGGCAACTCGTGGGTCTGGGCAATGTTTGGAGATTTCCATACCTATGCTTCAAAAATGGAGGAG GGGTTTTCTTGGTTCCTTATGTTTTGatcctgttcacctgtggaatcCCCATCTTCTTCCTGGAGGTATCTCTGGGACAGTTAACTGGTCAGGGTGGAATCACATGCTGGAGGAAAATATGTCCTTTATTTGAAG GTTTAGGCTACAGCAATCAAATGATAATGGTATACAGTTCGATGTATTATATTGTCATCCTGGCTTGGTCCTTCCGCTACCTCTTCTCTTCCTTCCACACTGTGCTCCCCTGGACCAGCTGTAACAACACCTGGAACACAG AGAACTGCACTGATTATGGTCAGAATTACTCACTTAATGGCCACATCAATGAAAATGCGGCATCTTCAGTTTCAGAATTCTGGCA GAGAAgagtcctgtgtttgtctggaGGAATTGAGGAGTTGGGTAGTATCCGCTGGGACCTGGCAGGTTGTCTTCTGCTAAGCTGGATCATCTGTTATTTCTGTATCTGGAAAGGAGTCAAGACGTCAGGAAAG GTTGTCTACTTCACCGCCACGTTTCCCTGTGTGATGTTGATTGTATTGCTGGTCCGTGGGCTGACATTGCCAGGAGCTGTAGATGGAATTCAATTTTATCTTTCTCCTGATCTGACCCGTCTGACTGATTCTCAG GTGTGGATGGAAGCTGGGAGCCAGATATTATTCTCAAATGTTGTCTGCATAGGCTGTTTGCCAGCTATGGGAAGCTataacaaatacaacaacaactgctACAG AGACACCTTTGCCTTGTGCACACTCAACAGTTTAACCAGCATTGTTGCTGGCTTTGCAGTCTTCTCTGTCCTTGGCTTCATGTCGTATGAGTTGGGTGTCGACATCTCAGCTGTGGCTGAATCAG GTCCTGGCCTGGCATTCATTGCTTACCCTCGGGCAGTGGCCATGATGCCTTTACCGCAACTCTGGGCTGTCTTTTTCTTCATGATGATAATCTTTCTTGGACTTGACAGTCAG TTTGTGAGTCTGGAAGGCTTGGTGACATCCATATCAGACATGTATCCATCCTTCTTTCTCACTGGTCATCGACGTAAACTACTCCTGCTGTTCCTCTGTGTTGTTTGCTTCTTTATTGGCCTGATTATGGTGACCGAG GGAGGACTTtatgtatttctgctgtttgactACTATGCTTGCAGTGGAATACCAATCatgttttttgccattttggaAACTGTTTGTGTGGGATGGATATTTG GTGCTGATCATtattacaacaaaataaaggaCATGATTGGCTACTACCCCTCGTCTTACATGAAGTATTGTTGGAAGTTCTTCACACCATCTATCTGTGCT GTAATGTTGCTTTTGTCTCTGGTGAAGTTCACTCCTCTGAAATACAACAACACCTACCAGTACCCCTGGTGGGGCTATGCCATCGGGATAGTTCTTGCTCTCTCTTCAGTTCTCctgactcctctgtgttttctccactTCTTGGCAGTAACCCGAGGAACAGTGAGGCAG AGACTGAAAACTTTATGCACTCCAGCAGCTGACCTGTGTAATGGATCCCCAAAGAAGACTCTTCACCCTGAAACACCTCTATCCAGTACAGAGCTGTGCGCTTTAACTGAAAAACCATAA
- the LOC121614622 gene encoding sodium- and chloride-dependent GABA transporter 2-like, with protein sequence MSKDGSPQPQKRGQWANKREFILAVAGQIIGLSNVWRFPYLCFKNGGGVFLVPYFVLLATCGIPLFFAETSLGQFSREGGITCWKNICLLAKGLGYGTQVVSFYFLVYYVVILAWAFLYLFSSFNIELPWGSCNNTWNTDDCVDFGQNYSSAGHIFENATSSVKEFWQRRILGLSGGIEEVGSIHWDLAGCLLLSWIIVYFCVWKGVKCSGKVVYFTATFPYVMMTVLLVRGLTLPGALDGIIFYLYPDPARLTDTQVWMDAGSQIFGSYSLCAGCLQVLGSYNKYKNNCYKDALFLCLLNSGTSLVSGFAVFSVLGFMAKKLHVDISVVADSGPGLAFIAYPGATALMPVPQLWASSFFIMIILLGVGSEFICLESLVTSISDMFPFFHTGRRRKLLLLSICAACFFVGLLMVTEGGLYIFLLFDYYACNGMSLMFFGIVESVCIGWLYGADRYYDHIKDMIGYCPSPYMKYCWKLITPAICTCTLLLSLIRFTPLKYNNTYQYPWWGYALGIFFVLSSTLLIPLWVFYILAVTPGTLRQRLTVLCSPANQIRHKTPQAQAELCALEVNGSPVSTEQ encoded by the exons ATGAGCAAGGACGGCAGTCCACAGCCTCAGAAGAGAGGCCAGTGGGCCAACAAACGAGAATTCATTTTAGCAGTTGCTGGACAAATCATTGGTCTGAGCAACGTTTGGAGATTTCCCTATCTGTGCTTCAAAAATGGAGGAG gggTTTTCCTGGTCCCGTATTTTGTGCTGCTGGCTACCTGTGGCATCCCTCTCTTCTTTGCTGAGACGTCTTTGGGGCAGTTCAGTCGAGAGGGTGGAATCACATGTTGGAAGAATATATGTCTTCTTGCTAAAG GTTTGGGCTATGGCACACAGGTGGtgtctttttactttttagttTATTACGTTGTCATCCTGGCTTGGGCCTTCCTCtacctcttctcctccttcaacATTGAACTCCCCTGGGGCAGCTGTAACAACACCTGGAACACAG aTGACTGTGTTGATTTTGGGCAGAATTATTCATCCGCTGGCCACATCTTTGAGAATGCAACATCTTCAGTCAAAGAATTCTGGCA GAGAAGGATTTTGGGTTTGTCCGGAGGAATTGAGGAGGTGGGGAGTATCCACTGGGACCTGGCAGGTTGTCTTCTGCTGAGCTGGATCATCGTTTACTTCTGTGTCTGGAAGGGAGTCAAGTGTTCAGGAAAG GTGGTGTATTTCACTGCCACTTTCCCCTATGTGATGATGACTGTGCTGCTGGTCCGAGGACTCACTCTGCCGGGAGCTTTAGATGGTATCATATTTTACCTCTATCCTGACCCAGCACGGCTTACAGATACTCAG GTGTGGATGGATGCTGGCAGCCAGATTTTTGGCTCATATTCCCTTTGTGCAGGATGTTTGCAAGTTTTAGGAAGCTACAACAAGTATAAGAACAACTGCTACAA AGACGCTttgttcctgtgtctgttgAACAGTGGAACCAGCCTTGTGTCTGGCTTTGCAGTGTTCTCTGTTCTTGGCTTTATGGCAAAAAAGCTGCATGTGGATATTTCTGTAGTGGCTGACTCAG GTCCAGGTCTGGCTTTCATTGCATATCCTGGTGCCACAGCCTTGATGCCTGTTCCTCAGCTGTGGGCTTCATCCTTCTTCATCATGATCATTTTGCTTGGAGTCGGCAGTGAG TTCATTTGTCTGGAGAGTCTGGTCACATCCATATCAGATATGTTTCCGTTCTTTCACACCGGACGTAGACGTAAACTCCTTCTGCTCTCcatctgtgctgcatgtttctTTGTTGGCCTTCTAATGGTCACTGAG GGTGGACTTTATATATTTCTGCTATTTGACTATTACGCTTGCAACGGAATGTCCCTGATGTTTTTTGGCATTGTTGAGTCCGTCTGTATAGGATGGTTGTACG GTGCTGATCGTTACTACGACCACATCAAGGACATGATTGGCTACTGTCCTTCACCTTATATGAAATATTGCTGGAAATTAATCACTCCGGCCATCTGCACA TGCAcactgctcctctctctgatcAGGTTTACACCACTCAAGTACAACAACACCTACCAGTACCCCTGGTGGGGTTATGCCCTTGGGatattctttgttttgtcatcaACTCTCCTTATTCCTCTTTGggtgttttacattttggctGTAACACCTGGCACTCTGAGACAG AGGCTGACAGTGTTGTGTTCTCCAGCAAACCAAATCAGGCACAAAACACCTCAGGCACAGGCAGAGCTGTGTGCTTTAGAAGTGAATGGAAGTCCAGTTTCGACGGAgcagtga